One Microcaecilia unicolor chromosome 4, aMicUni1.1, whole genome shotgun sequence genomic region harbors:
- the LOC115468313 gene encoding E3 ubiquitin-protein ligase TRIM39-like, translated as MAAANPAESLRDEASCSICLDYFKDPVMTDCGHNFCRSCITQSWEGRDTDFPCPQCRETFQQRNLRSNRQLANMIEIAKKLSETSVRPKEENLCEEHEEKLKLFCEEDQKMICLICRESRDHKSHTVIPIKEAVQEYKEKLKMHLEPLKKDLEDLLKFKSTEEKKAEELKSEIQIKRQKVESEFEELQQFLNKERQILLSRLEEEEKKILQRIREHETQLEEQSSSLMQLISEIEEKIQQPATELLKDVKDALSRCQKMKFPKPEAVSTDLKMGFQLRYPQELKKWITKFGGIDWWMECGRYKVNVTLDPQTAYPNLVLSQDRKTVVWGVTRQNVPDTPQRFDLYPCVLGSEGFTSGRRYWEVEVGDLKFCSLGVCKDSVRRKGEIALSPGEGFWTVRLWKEQRCCALTSPVTQLPLRERLRAVGILLDYEAGKVSFYDANNKSHLFTFTDTFTGILRPFFRTDSEFPLRIRPGPD; from the exons ATGGCTGCTGCAAACCCTGCTGAGAGTCTGCGAGATGAAGCTTCTTGTTCTATCTGTCTGGATTATTTTAAAGATCCAGTGATGACAGACTGTGGACACAACTTCTGTCGCTCCTGTATCACTcagagctgggaggggagagacacaGACTTCCCCTGTCCCCAGTGCAGGGAAACGTTTCAGCAGAGGAACCTCAGATCTAACAGGCAGCTGGCAAACATGATAGAAATAGCAAAAAAGCTTAGTGAGACTTCAGTGAGACCCAAAGAGGAGAATTTGTGTGAGgaacatgaagagaaactgaAGCTGTTTTGTGAAGAGGATCAGAAAATGATCTGCCTGATTTGTAGAGAGTCCAGAGATCACAAATCTCACACCGTGATCCCAATAAAGGAGGCTGTGCAGGAATACAAG GAAAAACTTAAAATGCACCTGGAGCCTCTGAAAAAGGACCTGGAAGATCTTCTGAAGTTTAAATCTACTGAAGAGAAGAAAGCTGAAGAGCTGAAG AGTGAGATACAGATCAAACGACAGAAAGTGGAGTCTGAGTTTGAAGAGTTACAGCAGTTTCTGAATAAGGAGAGGCAGATCCTTCTCTCGagactggaggaggaagagaagaagattctTCAGAGAATCAGGGAACATGAGACCCAGCTAGAAGAACAAAGTTCTTCCCTCATGCAGCTGATCTCTGAGATAGAGGAGAAGATTCAGCAGCCGGCCACCGAGTTACTGAAG GATGTGAAGGATGCCCTGAGCAG GTGTCAGAAAATGAAGTTTCCAAAACCGGAGGCTGTTTCTACTGATCTGAAAATGGGTTTCCAATTGCGCTATCCTCAGGAACTGAAGAAATGGATTACAAAATTTGGAG GAATAG ATTGGTGGATGGAATGTGGCAGATATAAAG TAAATGTGACTCTGGATCCTCAAACTGCTTATCCTAATCTCGTCCTGTCTCAAGATCGGAAAACTGTCGTATGGGGAGTCACAAGACAGAATGTGCCGGACACTCCTCAGAGATTTGATCTTTATCCCTGTGTGCTGGGGAGTGAGGGCTTCACCTCAGGGAGACGttactgggaggtggaggtgggggattTGAAGTTCTGCTCATTGGGAGTGTGTAAAGACTCtgtgaggaggaagggggagatcGCACTGTCACCTGGGGAAGGATTCTGGACAGTGAGGCTGTGGAAGGAACAGAGATGCTGTGCCCTCACCTCCCCTGTGACCCAGCTCCCCCTGAGAGAGAGACTCCGGGCAGTGGGGATTCTGCTGGACTATGAGGCAGGAAAGGTCTCATTTTATGATGCAAATAATAAATCTCATCTCTTCACCTTCACCGACACCTTCACAGGGATACTCCGACCTTTCTTCAGGACTGATTCTGAATTTCCTCTGAGAATCCGCCCAGGACCAGATTAA